In Glycine soja cultivar W05 chromosome 10, ASM419377v2, whole genome shotgun sequence, the genomic stretch gtttttaatatttacctAGGCAAGTACTTGCGCAATTCTGAATACGCATGCTTGTACGCCTCAATAATTATATCTATTTCTctatgaaaaataatgaaatacacTAGTAAGGATCTCGTGCAATATAATTGAGCGTGTGTAAATAAAAATCTGTATGAAATctcaaaaaaaacaaaaatactatattttaagaaatatttttttaatgcattgGAAAAGAATAGACGAGAGCAGGAACCTATCTACTTAAAAAGTGAACTCCAAGCGCATCAGCTAGAACTTACCCTCCGTTTGGATTGAAGGTAAGAAAATgggagaggaaaaaaataaaaaatttgaattgagtggaaaatgaaataaaagaaaattttaaattgttctTCCTTCGTCCCAGATTTTGCAAGCCATCCGGCACAATAATTATCCTCCCTGAAATTGAAAGTGTGTTTCAAGaggaaatgaaaattatttgtattgataatttaatataagaGTTAACATTTACATtgtaaatgtattaaaaaaattacatttactttataaaatgagaaagaTATGCGGTTGAACGAGGATCGTATGGTAGTAAaaactcttaaaaataaaataagagtgtgtttggatgaaaaaattaaaaattctgaaaaattttaaattctaagaaattttaaattctaagaatttcaaatatttcaattgaaatttttttatttttaaaattttgtgtttggataaaaaaattaaaattatgaggatgaaaaaaatgaatgaaaaaaaaagaaaaaatatgattggtgtgctagttatacgtgttcctcTATTTAGGAGCTCAGGAAGtatttcttgaagaagactGTAAGaagataatttcaatttctcacattttagaaggaaattgaaatttcagatttttagttgtttaaaattctattttaaaattccaaaattttaaattctttataaaaaatattcaaataatgaattctaaattacagaaattcaaattttctgataaattactttactcagttaaaattctctattcAAATacactttaaattattttctaagaaGAATATTGACTAGTGTTCAAGAGTATggttgaaataattaaatccTTGAATTATTATgccatttaataattttctataggataattttatctcaaatttattggattaaaattttttatcatataaattaatacacaaaatcttatattaatatataattgtttaatgTCTCATTTATATACACAAAACttgatgtataaaaaaaatatacataaaattgacgtgatatatacttttaaaacatatagaaatatctgtaaaaaaatatagaaataagaaaaaatataaagtaactaaaaaatatatgataaaatattttcattatttaatatattaaataattaatattatatataattatttatatctcttacttaaatatatatatatatatatatatatatatataattgtctcacaaaatcaaataaaaaatgaaatacatttctctttttttataaaaggtattttccaaaaaaaatttaaacaaagtaGAAAATGActagaaattagaaaatatctcaTAAAATATTCTTATCACAGTCTTTTCTAATCATAAAAGACTATATAACTTAAGGATAACTATTTTTCTACaatagttaatttaaaaataatataatttcttccttttatatataagactcaattatttaatttatcataaataaaaaaataattaatttaattgataataataaatttatcttaaatttataattttttataaactattattgtaattaatatattttaattatttgttaatatatatatatatatatatatatattaaaggtaaaaataactaatataagaatttttatagattaaatcttataaaaaggataataatttgtaatttgtaattaatcAATGGATGAACCTCTTACGTGTCCAAATTGTTGGGTGGACGAAAATATTATCTCGTTCATGGTAACGATAACGAGGAATGGACTGTACGGACTGATGCTGTTCTGTTGGTGACGATTGTATCCACATTGAGACGAAATCTGACGATGAAACGTGGAGCATTATTGTCAGTGCTTGCGTTCGCCTTCGCGGCGGCGATCTGGGCGGCGAACGGCAACGACAACCTCGTCCCGCCTAGGCGGGAAGTGTACGGCAATGGGCGAATATTCGACATCAGTCACCGGTACCAACCCGAGATGCCGGAATGGGAATCGAATAACGGCATTGGGCAGTTCCTGTGGCTTCCCAAGAGCATGAAGAACGGTTCCCTCGCCAACAACTCCGAAATGAAACTCCCAACACACACCGGCACGCATGTCGACGCCCCCGGCCACGTGTTCGACCACTACTTCGATGCCGGCTTCGATGTCGACACCCTCGACTTGGACATCCTCAACGGTCACTCTTCTTTTCTTATTCCTTTATCTTTTCGTTGCCGCGCTTAGGAATTCAAGTTTAGGATAGTTTATAAACACTTTCTTTTATCAACCGAAACACCTCTTAAAGATAAACTCATGAGCAATAAACGGATATTATTAGGATATAACCTAAGGATGTAGTAGACTTGAGGTCGGAACACATGTAATAATGATACTACCATTGCATAATTTCCATTTAAATGCCTGATTGTTTGTTCTGTGTGCAGGACCTGCTCTATTAGTTGATGTTCCAAGAGATAGTAATATAACtggtatgcattttttttttttaatttcatttggtGTACGAGGATAGTATGCCGTGGGCAACTTTctggttttaaaattaattttgtactgCTATTATGAAAATGTGTTGTCCTTTTTCAGCTCAAGTTATGAAGTCGTTGAATATTCCAAGGGGTGTTGTACGTGTTCTCTTCCGAACGTTAAATACCGACAGGTAATGTCTACAAGTTGAGCTAGTATTACAACGTTTTGTGAACTCTGGGACTTAAAGTTCAATAAATTTGAAGAAACAGCTTGGAAATATAACTAGTGGCATTCTTGGACTTTTGTGTTTGCctcaaatatgtttttgaagTTCATGTAACATTAGATTTCCGTGTGAAGGAACTTATTGTTTTTATACACTTCCTCAGTATTTTagtactagttttttttttaatgctttgTCAACTATCTGTTGTCTCtatttccttcattttcatttctgtTTGAGTGAGCCATGAGTGcagctatatatatttttatccattcTGCTTGTGTCAATGGCTATATTCTCCTTGAAGATAGACTATTAAAGCAGGTGAGGGTGTTAagcaaaagaaatattaattatgattaacaAGTTCTTATAGCTGCTGTTTCCATAGATTTTGATTATATGCATATATGCTTGATCAGGTCTTTAGATTTTGACATTAATGTCTAAGCTATGGTATCATTTTCACAATTTTGAACTTCATAGCATTTGAAACCAAATGTTGaactaaaatttgttaaattattaggcGGCTTATGTTTCAGAAGGAATGGGACACAAGCTATGTAGGATTCACAGTTGATGGAGCTAAGTGGCTAGTGGATAACACGGATATCAAACTTGTTGGTAGGTATAAGTTGTTTTGCTATATTGGCTGCAGTTTCCCATGTGCATTTTTCCTGTCAGGTGTTCCAAGTCCAATGGCTGGATCTAGTTTTGCACTTGTAGCCTGCTTCcccttaaattattttgtttgactgACTTCATAGTTTTTTCATACATGTAATGCAAAATaaatagatgaagatgaatgtTTAGGCATTTTTGTTTGCTTGTTAGTGAGTTGAATAGCTATAACTATTTCCATTCTTGATGAAGATAGCACAGGATAATTTTGAGCTCCTGTGTGGGAAAACTAATAATCTGGATGTGTGACATTGATTACCTGACATTTATATTCTGTGGTGCAATGCAGGAATTGATTACCTATCTGTTGCTTCTTATGATTACTTGATTCCATCTCACCTTGTTTTTCTAAAAGACAGGGTAAGAAAAAGTTCCCTTCAAAGTGTTAACTTACTTATTGTCTCCACATCAATTCCAATTCATTTGGCATCTGTTCttctgataaaatatttaactttttagtTTGGAAGATAGTTGCCAATTAGTGTAGGTATGAGATGTATTTTGAAATGAGAATGGTAGTCTTGTCTTCAGATTTCCTTGTATAAACCAAATTGAATATGCTTCATTTGTTGCTTGGATAAGAGATAAAATCAATGTGACCTGAACTAACTACTGCAAATGATTTAGGAGATCATTCTCGTGGAAGGCTTGAAGCTTGATGATGTTCCAGCAGGATTATATTCAGTCCATTGCTTACCTCTTAGGTTGGCTGGTGCTGAGGGATCACCAATACGGTGCATTCTGATTAAAAATTAGGGTACGTGTGAGCTTGGAATGGATAACTTGGATTTGcatcttttttctttgtgtgtgtgtgttgggggGGCCTGGAAGGgtatgttctattttttaattctgtcaaaagttgAATTCTTCTTTTCAGTGAATCAATAGCCAACTCTGTGTTGAAATTGCTGCAGGAAACAGTGCTGTTTCAAAGTAGTTTTTGCATTTGCAGAGCAAGAGGGATGCATCAATCTTTGCAATACTTGAATTTGGTTCTCTTTTGTCTGCTAGGCTGGAACTGATAAATTGGCATAGTGGTGTGGTGTCCTTATGGAGCAAGATAGTTTCAATGTTGTGCATCAACTTTTGTGGCTTACGTTTACACTTGTTAAAAACATGCATAAGCACTTCAAGAAATCATTTTGAAATggaaaataatgtatatatagATAATTTGCATGCAGCATTAGCACTTCGAGAAAGATGCAATGGAATAAGTTGGCACAATGGTGTGTCTTTGTGGAGCAAGATTAGTAATGTTTGTTAACTTTAGTGGCTCATGTGTACACTTATTCTTGTTTCCTAGTACAGAATTGCAACTTTCGTTTTGGGCTTGTTTCAATAGTTAGTCCATCATAGAGCACCATGTACTTGAAAGTTGATGGATTGAAGATCAAGGTGGGATTGCTATTACTCGCAGCTATGACCATGTGATAACTGGATACTCTCTATCTGTTTTGAATTCTATCagaagagtttaatttttctattcagTAGATCAATAGCCGACACAGTATGTTGAAATTGCTGCAGGAAATGATGCTGTGGATCATCAGTAGTTTATGCGTTGCATAGCAAGAGAGATGCAACAATCTTACCATTACATTGAATTTGGTTCTCTTTTGTCTGCTAAGCTGGAACTGATAAATTGACATAGTGGTGTCATTATGGAGCGAGATAGTTTAAATGTTGTGCAACAATTTTTGTGGCTTATGTTTACACTTATTAGTAACATGCATGAGCACAtcaaaaaatcattttggaaagGAAAATAATGTGTGTATATAATTTGCACTCAGCATTAACACTTAGGGAGATGCAACGATAACACATTAAAACTCTGAATTTGGTCTTTTGTCCGCTAGGTAGGAACTCGTTATTGAAAAAAGATAGTATCAATAATGTTTGTTAACTTAGTGGCTTATGTGTACACTTATAACCATGCACAAGAACTTCAATTCAACaagtcatttaaaaataaaataaaagaaccaTGTATATAGATATTTTTCACATAGCAGTTAgatcatattttaattacttagaataaaaaattaaaggtaCTACACAAACAATTTCATGTTTTGGTTTCAGTTTGTTGTTGACAATGGTTGGCTTGGGTCTCAGTTAGTTAATAGCAAAGGCTACTATGCATTGATGATTAACTCGGACATATGGGTGTACATCAGGAATCTGCTTCATTGAACAAATGCTGCTGGAATTGGTGCATGGCCACATTATGTTCACTATGATACTTTAGTGTTGCAAGATTCCACTACCACGGCTACCAATGCGTTATTCAAATCAATCAATTCGCACTCTCTAAATCCCTCGATCACTGTCATATCTTTTTCAAGAGCTAGCATAATAATGCAAGAAAAGCCTCACAATTAAGGTTGATCCTGCCAGTATGGTAGATTGGTAGCAAACAAAATGCACAAAACTGTCAGGAAAAGATGAAGCACTCAATATAACTCCTTTTGTTATCTGCATAGAAAGATGTAGTACTCAATATAACTCCTTTTGTGATCTGCATTTACTATTACACTTTGTCTATTTTCATATCTTGCTCAATCTTTGTCTAGATGGATAAATTTGAAATGAACATTTAGATAGAATGTTTATCAagtttttattgagttttttttttggagggggggggggggggggggggggggcggatgtgaaataaataacactgttatgtttttaattgatttgcTTTATAAACAGAAGTTTCTATAAGAGGTAATCATGTTGGACAACAAAAGttgctttttcttttatgatttgatCTTGATCTACTGTGTACAGAAAGTTTTCACAAGTATTTGGGATCATCATTGCATCTTCACATCTGGCATGCGTTAATAACctatccttgaatcttgatcacCTGAAAAACTgctctaatgaaataaaacattGAGGCTAATGAttcaaaaaaatgttagaaccGTTTGATTCATTCAAACATTTGTCTGCAAATATGATGCAAGTACGTGTGCAGCCTTTGTTGCATGTTTTTCAATATCAAAGGACTATGATTTTAATTAGCTGACTGAATAGACCAGAAATTTgtacaattttctttttcttttttaaagttttatgtGGTACTCCGTGGATGATTGAGGTGTCCATttgttttgtataaaataaatgattaaatataaaaaaaatttctattacAATCCCATGTAAATATTTTGGAATGCATTGCCTTGGGTTGTGATTTATGACTTGTCATGAATTAACCAGAGGCATGCACTTATCATGATTGTGCTGATCAGGAAGCAGAAGTGTTATGGCCTCCTATGATTTTCAGGAGATTCTGCTTAGATTGATCTTGAAAGTTGCAACAGAACTATATTTTGACAAAGTATGGTCTTTCGAGCTTTGAATGGATGTAAAGATTAATAGATAGAAAGGACGAGAAAAAAACAGATTGAATTCTAAGTTCTAACAAAGCTTTAgtcaaattgaaaaatgatatcATTCTATGTTGGTAATTCGTTTCTGGCAGTGAATCAGGACTGCTAGCTCTACCAACTATTCAGAATTAGCTTGTCCGTTCCTATGTTGCTGCAGTCACTTTTGGTGTCATCATTCTCCGATCTTGAAATCTTGACATTccaagaaagaaggaaaaaattgaacataaatcaaattctttatgTTTTACTTGGTTCACCCATTTACCCAATTATTTCACTGCTGGAGTTTGGGATTTCTACTGACATACATGATGCACAACAGCTAAAAATGTAACACGGAAAGAGTCACGGGTTCTATCTTTCTGTGACGAATTGTGCCATGTGGGTCGAGCTACACGACCTGCAGGCGATAGTATATGAAGCGACAAGCCTCAAGCAATGGCTCATAACTTACTGGACCATATCTGAACTCATCCACATTCTTCTAATTTTGATCATACAAATATCTGATTTTAAGTATTACacagatagaaaataaaaagactaaCAGTGTGTTTCAGTTACGCGTTTGAATGAATGTTTGACGTGGTTTCTACATTTACAGAGAAAATATTAGCGTGTTTAGATTCTCATCCACGTAACTCAAACTCAAACATGGATGCAATTCTAATCACGGATGCTAATTCAAATACAAACTAACTTTAAGCAACTTTTACTAATGTGACCTGACTTTAGACAGGTGTAACATGTGTCCAAACACACACTAAGAAgactaattttaaacaaaaaaagtctatgcacaaacacaaaatatgattaattactAGTTCTTGGTTGCCTTATTTATTCAAATACAACAACATAGTTCAAACAAGGACATTGCACttaatcaaaaattaaatttccaaAACGCACGAATGTATTACAACTTATACATACAAAACAAGATTTAATTGATTGATCTGTCGTACGTGCTGTTGGATATATTATTTCTCTCATTTGTAAGAAATAGAATAGAACAAACTTTCTCTGTTGGAGATACTTTGCTGCGTGacatattattaattactacCGTAGGATTTGACTTTTCATGATCTACGTACATACACAtgatgcat encodes the following:
- the LOC114369180 gene encoding cyclase-like protein 2, with protein sequence MKRGALLSVLAFAFAAAIWAANGNDNLVPPRREVYGNGRIFDISHRYQPEMPEWESNNGIGQFLWLPKSMKNGSLANNSEMKLPTHTGTHVDAPGHVFDHYFDAGFDVDTLDLDILNGPALLVDVPRDSNITAQVMKSLNIPRGVVRVLFRTLNTDRRLMFQKEWDTSYVGFTVDGAKWLVDNTDIKLVGIDYLSVASYDYLIPSHLVFLKDREIILVEGLKLDDVPAGLYSVHCLPLRLAGAEGSPIRCILIKN